The window gtcattgtttacttctttgttttggttgtgtctcccatcgGTTTGATTTtcgttcctatatttgtgcatgattttcctgattggttgataaattggattgatttcaatatgtttgttgattgctgattgacctgagtgccaggcttctgaAAATTcgctggtgtttttggagtttcctctgtctaagatttctatatttttccaattgaatgagtgtccgtagttgtGCACGTGTATTTATGTAAGTGAggaaatatcatggcgtttgactgctaattgatgttcatgtaggcgaaggtgaagggggcgtccactttgtccgatgtagtgtttttctcagttggaacaatttattttgtagatgacttttgatttgttttccttttttatttcaCCCTTTGGTTTCCATAGGACTGATTgcagtgattttgtcggtttgtgtgccacacctctCCCGACGGTTtacagcagtctcgttgcggtttctgaaTTTCCTTGTATGTATGGTAGGGTGattcttttgttgatttttgtgcttgacttggATATGAATCTcatgtttgttatttttaaattggAGACCGAGGATGAGAGAAGTAACAATTCAGTAAGGAATATTCCATAATGTATATTTTAGTAATCAAATCAAACGACATGTACGGTGGTATTAAACTGAATCAAAGTATGACAGAATACAGTGTGGACACAACATAACTTAACAGGTCATGTTAGTAGtggcttattattattagaattagACCACTTTGTAATAATTGAATTAGATTTATATTAACACTTATACTAGAATCATCGGCATTTGTAGTAGAATAAAATAAGTATAGGATTGCTGTAGATTAGTCTAACCTGTGTTGTGTTGAAGTGAATCCAAAAAAAACATCGTCTAgttgaaaatatacaaaaaacGTTATGTTGAACCTTCACAAAATAAAAGCATAGATAAACCAGACTACTAATGATTTCCAGCTTTAATAATAATTGATGATCTTGATGAATAGCAACCCTGCCTGAGCCCTCCGGGGCTACTGACTGtcctaagcccggataaaagaggagagttaggtatggggttagcgaccccatcctgtagaaaactaactcgctaaaaaaacgctaacgcTTGATAAATATCAGTAATAGACATGAATTTACGAACTATTAGTTCAAAAGACTATGCAATATATTCAGACTTATCATCTTGAAAAAACCACATTTGATGAAAGCATTGTATTATCATTCAAACAATGATCACTTAGCTTAAGTACCAACCACATGAGCCCATTCACCTTTGTCCACTTATTCCATTTATAAaagtaataatgattatttgaaGTGATTATAAAATGGACTATTtatgttgtcattgttgttgaaAATCAGTAAAATATGCTATTGAACtttgatttatttacataacTTAATATAAGTTGAggtttatagtttttttttataaaatcgTCTCTCGCCTGCTGCTACAAAGTTCATCAAATTTTTAccatacttgtacatttttggtgATGGTTCTGGTAGTTCCTCAAGTTTCAGCtatatacagtagaactgttttgacgttcgtattgaacaTTCTCACTTTATTattggttgaaaattgttttgagttccatatattattcaactgtaggaatgctgttcttATTTTGTCAATCCCCGCCTTTCGGtgtgcatctgaacctccttgttcatcgatgatacagctgaccaggtatgtgaaggattctacatcttccagagtttcgttatcaagagtgattggattgctattctctgctttgaatttgaggatcttagttttccctttgtgtatgctgaggcctaatTTACACTCTATCAGGTTTGATGAAAAATTCATTCATGTTTTACAAAATGTAAACTAACCATTAATAAAATCGAaatgattattcattattataaatgtaaatgaattgcgAAATATATAACTTCTCTATCAATAAACTGTGAATTAGACAGTTTTATTTTTGATGTTTACCCTTAAAATGTGTCACGGAACACAATCACGCTACATTACAATAAGAAcaataatatacatataaacataATGACTCTGAAAGGCATAGTACACACATACCAATTACATATGGACATAGAATGGATTAAATTGATTTTCAATATTATACAGCTATGATCGTTCTGTATTTGTTTCTAGtccaaaaatataaataataataactcaacAACAAATTACATAGTTTTAAATCAT of the Schistosoma haematobium chromosome 4, whole genome shotgun sequence genome contains:
- the LAMC1_31 gene encoding Laminin subunit gamma-1 (EggNog:ENOG410V61M~COG:W) gives rise to the protein MNFSSNLIECKLGLSIHKGKTKILKFKAENSNPITLDNETLEDVESFTYLVSCIIDEQGGSDAHRKAGIDKIRTAFLQLNNIWNSKQFSTNNKVRMFNTNVKTVLLYIAET